In the Acropora muricata isolate sample 2 chromosome 10, ASM3666990v1, whole genome shotgun sequence genome, one interval contains:
- the LOC136931023 gene encoding uncharacterized protein — protein sequence MEIEKSKSASYAIVIVSSDEDDDEDVEKLFEAFVSKAEMFVAKKECIILLRVKFAEARVEFVSSAKFKNSLKWRTDKVDESNAYILTKEIFNLLASDVKGGQSKSKSSVTEDEKDNRDCFAGNEEATKHSTGEETGQTQCIISVTNNGNDDLKGFKLESHQPSTSSASYSTNGFTENKKTQKRKRQEIVSINLDDSKIVLKLTSTKKKRIVRKLEEKLKHISERIKILNKSELSLDEMNMNDSTYIQECRLKDRFNKIWNKICRINGRAPDTGRVTEKEIKCPHTGFREIDRAVNRFLKKKRGRFPDRFDINNVILETNKKHGLKIAPQVIKEITDEVFMYVGNKLQKRRRLDFTNNSGSFLTDCYSAGEDPAMTDSALLKKLEENKKVSKRALDEVFNKYAHYGRMKKQGSGNDSSSDSERSNPENNFEKEMTLSRLSVASDSVDEECDDFGLEMEGETDNDGQGHDSRSFPLNSNHELHSISNNSMEIGDSESDMEDFEIKKPRQTTKDAPAPEKDNDVALPFSEANSAIIELPSSMLCEVIDVVTVEQTNVREVSEACVDKCKSSSQHFKTGPTEDGSTHDGKQAVTGDHESASVHGAPQCLSMTEQNSASRKNSDLNKENGDTVTTELSPDSTSTAVSDLLTDAVCSSSNVQHLVRDDEVHTKEYLEKTAKQQVVDSTPSGSEKYSHNPNSMKEYGEDCKSSVTSPQIKKRKAEIGLSEYQSPLKAFCKGISRHCEEEKESYKTFAKSSTADNAPPSTNSLPITQNNVSPNHAKEEMKFSLSLNKNGRHSPRTKSVCENKFDVIVLSDDDDEGSG from the coding sequence ATGGAAATCGAAAAAAGCAAATCTGCAAGCTATGCGATCGTTATTGTGTCTAGTGATGAGGATGACGATGAAGATGTGGAGAAGCTTTTTGAAGCCTTTGTTTCCAAAGCTGAGATGTTTGTTGCAAAAAAGGAATGTATAATCTTGCTCCGAGTGAAGTTTGCAGAAGCTAGGGTCGAGTTCGTTTCGTCCGCGAAATTCAAAAATTCGCTGAAGTGGCGCACAGACAAGGTTGATGAAAGCAACGCTTATATtttgacaaaagaaatttttaacCTTCTCGCTTCAGATGTAAAAGGAGGTCAATCGAAATCAAAATCAAGTGTAACGGAAGATGAGAAAGATAATCGTGATTGTTTTGCAGGAAACGAGGAGGCCACGAAACACTCCACTGGGGAGGAGACGGGCCAAACACAATGCATTATCAGTGTGACTAACAACGGGAACGATGATTTGAAAGGCTTCAAACTCGAATCACATCAACCAAGCACAAGCTCAGCTAGTTATTCCACCAATGGGTTCacagaaaataagaaaacacAGAAGCGAAAGAGGCAAGAAATCGTTTCAATCAACTTGGATGACTCAAAAATAGTACTCAAGCTCAcatcaacaaaaaagaaacgaatTGTGAGaaaacttgaagaaaaattgaaGCACATAAGCGAAAGAATAAAGATTTTAAATAAATCGGAATTAAGTTTGGATGAGATGAACATGAATGACAGTACATACATTCAAGAGTGTAGATTGAAGGACCGCTTTAATAAAATCTGGAATAAGATATGCAGAATCAATGGCAGAGCTCCTGACACAGGACGGGTAACTGAGAAAGAAATCAAATGCCCACATACAGGGTTTCGAGAAATTGATAGAGCTGTTAACaggtttttgaaaaagaaacgaGGTCGCTTTCCAGATAGATTTGACATTAATAATGTTATCctggaaacaaataaaaagcaTGGCCTAAAGATAGCACCTCAGGTTATTAAAGAAATTACTGATGAAGTGTTTATGTATGTTGGGAACAAACTACAAAAGAGGCGCCGGTTGGATTTCACAAACAATTCTGGTAGCTTTTTAACTGATTGCTATAGTGCAGGAGAAGACCCAGCCATGACAGATTCTGCACTTCTCAAGAAGttagaagaaaacaagaaagtaAGCAAAAGAGCTCTTGATGAAGTTTTTAATAAGTATGCTCATTATGGACGCATGAAAAAACAAGGAAGTGGCAACGATAGTAGCAGTGACTCTGAAAGGTCAAACCCAGAAAACAACTTTGAAAAGGAAATGACTCTTTCTCGTCTTTCTGTTGCCTCTGATTCTGTTGATGAAGAATGCGATGACTTTGGATTGGAAATGGAGGGAGAAACTGACAACGATGGACAAGGACATGATAGCCGATCATTCCCACTTAATTCCAACCATGAGTTACACTCAATATCTAATAACTCAATGGAAATCGGTGACAGTGAAAGCGACATGGAGGATTTTGAAATAAAGAAGCCACGGCAAACAACTAAGGATGCTCCAGCCCCAGAGAAAGATAATGATGTGGCTTTGCCATTCAGTGAAGCTAACTCTGCTATTATAGAACTTCCCTCTTCTATGTTGTGTGAAGTTATTGATGTAGTAACAGTTGAACAGACAAATGTTAGAGAAGTTTCTGAAGCCTGTGTTGATAAATGCAAAAGCTCTTCTCAACATTTTAAAACAGGACCAACAGAGGATGGAAGTACTCATGATGGCAAACAAGCTGTGACAGGAGATCATGAAAGTGCATCTGTGCATGGTGCTCCACAGTGCTTGTCCATGACAGAACAAAACAGTGCATCAAGGAAGAATTCAGACTTAAATAAGGAGAATGGAGATACTGTCACAACAGAATTATCTCCTGACTCAACTTCAACAGCGGTTAGTGACTTGCTTACTGATGCTGTATGCAGTTCATCAAATGTGCAGCATCTAGTAAGAGATGATGAAGTGCACACAAAGGAGTACTTagaaaaaactgcaaaacaacaaGTGGTAGATTCTACTCCATCTGGCAGTGAAAAGTATTCCCATAATCCAAATTCAATGAAAGAATATGGTGAGGACTGTAAGTCATCTGTGACATCTCCTcagataaagaaaagaaaagcagagaTCGGACTAAGTGAATACCAATCTCCTCTTAAAGCTTTCTGCAAAGGAATATCAAGGCATTGTGAGGAGGAGAAAGAAAGTTACAAAACATTTGCAAAATCTTCTACAGCTGATAATGCTCCACCCTCCACAAACAGCCTACCAATCACACAAAATAACGTTTCTCCAAATCATGCAAAAGAAGAGATGAAATTCTCCTTATCTTTAAACAAAAATGGCCGACATTCTCCCAGGACGAAAAGTGTTTGTGAGAACAAATTTGATGTAATTGTGCTttcagatgatgatgatgagggcAGTGGTTGA
- the LOC136930943 gene encoding long-chain fatty acid transport protein 4-like produces MAFIWAAVLASIAFLLHYTQLPWLLFPVLWFAAFLASGGRSFPRIFFRTALRDLRFFWALFGIQARAKKNLKNGVTVAGVFRQTLAKHPQKAAFIFEGKTWTFQDVEDYSNRIANYFKSQGYKKGEVVALFLESCPEFVCLWLGLSKLGVITALVNTNLRLKSLKHCITVAESKAVIYGSNLAGAVKDIRDKLPNDSQFYYFGYDSNSNIDQELNLMMELERCSVSAPVTHHTKSPNDVLLYIYTSGTTGYPKPVVINHSRFLLLPYVPYLVAHSYNPDDIIYNTLPLYHSNGGCIGVGACLFNGNTVALRRKFSASRFWADCIETKATVALYIGELCRFLLAQPYCPSEMQHSLRVLMGNGLKPQIWSNVQSRFGIRYIGEYYGLTEGNVGFFNTDNTPGTCGFVSRIVPGLMRSNFIKADPITGDIIRGVNGLAISAKPGEPGLAVGKIKGNPYARYLSQEETSKKIICDVFEKGDSYYVTGDLLITDEYGYVRFHDRIGDTFRWRGENVSTAEVEATISNILGLRDVVVYGVKVPGTEGRAGMAAIVDEDSKGIDLIALLQQLKEHLPMYARPIFLRIVDSVTVTGTFKLQKNKLREEGYDMNAVKDKLLYFDVKACKYLELNEEKYAKFTAGEMNI; encoded by the exons GTTCTTTTGGGCATTATTTGGAATTCAAGCTCGggcaaagaaaaatttaaagaacGGAGTTACAGTTGCTGGTGTATTTCGTCAGACACTTGCCAAACATCCACAAAAGGCAGCCTTCATCTTTGAGGGCAAAACATGGACATTTCAAGATGTTGAAGATTACTCCAATCGAATTGCAAATTACTTTAAATCACAGGGTTATAAAAAGGGAGAAGTTGTTGCTCTCTTTCTGGAGTCCTGTCCTGAATTTGTTTGCCTTTGGCTGGGGCTTTCCAAACTTGGTGTCATCACTGCACTTGTCAATACCAATCTGCGACTCAAATCACTGAAGCACTGCATTACAGTAGCAGAGTCCAAGGCAGTTATTTATGGAAGCAACTTAGCAG GCGCAGTGAAGGACATCCGTGATAAACTACCAAACGATAGTCAGTTTTATTATTTTGGGTATGATTCAAACTCAAACATAGACCAAGAATTGAACTTGATGATGGAATTAGAAAGATGTTCAGTGTCTGCTCCAGTTACTCATCACACAAAGTCACcaaatg ATGTGCTACTGTATATTTACACATCAGGAACAACTGGATATCCCAAGCCTGTGGTCATTAACCATTCAAG GTTTCTTCTTTTGCCGTATGTTCCTTACCTGGTAGCTCATTCCTACAACCCTGATGACATCATATACAATACTTTGCCTTTATATCACTCAAATGGAGGATGTATTGGTGTTGGGGCTTGCCTTTTCAATGGAAATACAGTAGCTCTGAGACGCAAGTTCTCTGCAAGCAGATTCTGGGCTGACTGCATTGAAACTAAGGCAACG GTTGCTCTTTACATTGGAGAACTCTGCCGCTTCCTCTTGGCCCAACCATATTGCCCATCTGAAATGCAGCATTCATTACGTGTGCTAATGGGCAATGGGCTGAAACCTCAGATATGGAGTAACGTTCAGTCTCGCTTTGGCATCAGGTACATTGGAGAATATTATGGTTTAACTGAAGGAAATGTTGGTTTCTTTAACACAGACAACACCCCTGGTACTTGTGGCTTTGTGTCAAGAATTGTGCCTGGACTTATGCGTTCAAACTTTATCAAGGCAGATCCTATAACAGGAGATATAATCAGAGGTGTCAATGGCTTAGCAATTTCAGCAAAACCTGGAGAGCCAGGTCTGGCTGTTGGAAAAATAAAAG GCAACCCATATGCCAGATACCTGAGCCAAGAGGAAACTTCAAAGAAGATCATCTGTGATGTTTTTGAAAAGGGTGATTCATATTATGTGACAGGTGACTTACTTATCACAGATGAGTATGGATACGTACGTTTTCATGATCGAATTGGAGATACGTTCCGTTGGCGTGGGGAGAATGTGTCCACAGCTGAAGTGGAAGCAACAATAAGTAACATATTAGGTCTGCGTGATGTGGTTGTATATGGTGTCAAAGTTCCTGGCACTGAGGGAAGAGCTGGCATGGCAGCTATAGTTGATGAAGACAGCAAAGGCATTGATTTGATAGCCCTTCTTCAGCAATTGAAGGAGCATTTGCCCATGTATGCCCGTCCAATTTTCCTGAGAATCGTTGATAGTGTGACAGTGACAGGAACATTTAAGCTTCAGAAGAATAAGTTGCGAGAAGAAGGGTATGACATGAATGCTGTCAAAGATAAACTGCTTTATTTTGATGTAAAAGCGTGCAAGTATCTTGAGCTAAATGAAGAGAAGTATGCAAAATTCACTGCTGGTGAGATGAACATTTAA